Proteins from a genomic interval of Chloroflexota bacterium:
- a CDS encoding M48 family metallopeptidase translates to MWEQIRSNQIRSIVLVAMIAGLLLLLGYVLGAAFLGSGIGGLAIALVIWAILNLVAYFQGDSILLSMSRARKISRDDNPRLYNVVEEMKIASGLEKMPDIYIIDDPALNAFATGRDPNRASVAITSGLLQKLNRDELQGVIAHEISHIKNRDVLLMSLCSILLGTIVILAWYASRIMIYGGMRGGRRGGRGGGGGQVVIIVVAIVLMIIAPILAQLIYFAISRRREYLADASGALYTRYPEGLASALEKIAASTAQLKSANKATAPMYIINPFRSEGRAASDWTSTHPPISERIRILRSMAGGASLTDYDKSYQQFHRSGKGVIPASALGVVSVMAVTPEPEALAGEADKIERARETSDMLWKFSEHRLVNCECGTKLRVPPEFKSDTIQCPHCGRTNPVPPRHK, encoded by the coding sequence ATGTGGGAACAGATCAGGTCTAACCAGATCAGGTCAATAGTGCTGGTAGCCATGATAGCGGGGCTGCTGCTCCTGCTGGGCTATGTTTTGGGTGCAGCCTTCCTGGGCAGCGGCATCGGCGGACTGGCTATCGCTCTGGTGATATGGGCAATACTGAATCTGGTGGCCTACTTCCAGGGAGATAGTATCCTGCTCTCGATGTCGCGGGCAAGGAAGATAAGCCGCGACGACAACCCCCGTCTGTACAACGTGGTGGAGGAGATGAAGATCGCCTCCGGGCTGGAGAAGATGCCGGACATCTATATCATCGACGACCCGGCACTGAATGCCTTCGCCACGGGACGGGACCCCAACCGGGCCTCGGTGGCCATCACCTCCGGGCTGCTACAGAAACTGAACCGCGATGAGCTGCAAGGCGTCATCGCCCACGAAATATCCCACATAAAGAACCGCGATGTCCTGTTGATGTCGCTTTGCAGTATCCTCCTGGGGACCATCGTCATTCTGGCCTGGTACGCCTCGCGAATCATGATCTACGGGGGTATGCGGGGCGGGCGTCGGGGGGGGCGGGGAGGGGGCGGGGGGCAGGTGGTCATCATTGTGGTAGCTATTGTCTTGATGATAATAGCGCCAATCCTGGCGCAACTGATTTACTTCGCCATTTCCAGAAGGAGAGAATATCTGGCTGACGCCTCGGGGGCGCTGTACACCAGGTACCCGGAGGGACTGGCCTCAGCACTGGAGAAGATAGCCGCTTCCACCGCCCAGTTGAAATCAGCGAATAAGGCCACCGCGCCGATGTACATCATCAATCCCTTCCGCAGCGAAGGAAGGGCAGCCAGCGACTGGACCAGCACCCACCCTCCGATCTCGGAGAGGATAAGAATACTGCGGAGTATGGCCGGGGGCGCCTCACTGACGGACTATGACAAGTCCTACCAGCAATTTCACCGATCCGGCAAGGGGGTGATTCCGGCTTCGGCTCTTGGTGTGGTGAGTGTTATGGCGGTCACGCCCGAGCCCGAAGCTTTAGCAGGGGAAGCAGATAAGATCGAGCGGGCGAGGGAGACCTCCGACATGCTGTGGAAGTTCAGCGAACACAGGCTGGTCAACTGCGAATGCGGCACGAAGTTGAGGGTGCCCCCGGAGTTCAAGAGCGACACTATCCAGTGCCCCCACTGTGGAAGAACCAACCCCGTGCCCCCCAGGCATAAATAG
- a CDS encoding NAD(P)/FAD-dependent oxidoreductase yields the protein MSKDERYDVVVVGGGPNGMTIAAYLAKCRLRVCVLEDRTEAGGACETAEPLAGLRVYPHAMLMYAAPAPGFEQLELDKYGFRMSWDPRDMTTPAYTALACTDGWRPTSEKDQLGWAKLAGMLGDPPFTQELLRATFWCPPHPPEVEVTDENTPYMQVYKQFQPDVWTPELREMTMFELMDEHLETEQFKVAMAGAAWWSGATAHWEGVAIPASACVWLLMLPVTGGGSIPRGGLHAYFHAIHRCAVHHGAVIRTCCPVDEIIVQDGRAVGVRLRETAAPGGRTIWANKAVIAAVDVHQTFLKLVGPKHLDPGFSQKIKDISLKGGTLYVSHVMTKKPLRFQRKFANIGEERGVGPWKSPQCGIYPCDSREIYYEALADVDGRKGNPTVPPERAFWFQTPPQSWDPTDREYYHPKGYLHPPFEMGVTPPDYHKEGEDAQDKIKDSMDQYMISCYSQMLEGLDESNILHFWSATGREVEFRNTGLIGGTWCGRRHCQDQLWVNSPIPEMARYRTPIEGLYHCHQTMGHPGGLCLMAIPYNLMHILIEDGIAQPSAEWWYPSPWYIPQQGKISAVPPK from the coding sequence ATGAGCAAGGACGAGAGATATGACGTTGTGGTAGTAGGCGGGGGGCCCAACGGGATGACGATAGCGGCATATCTGGCCAAGTGCCGTCTCCGCGTCTGTGTGCTGGAAGACAGGACAGAGGCTGGCGGGGCCTGCGAGACCGCCGAGCCCCTGGCCGGATTGCGCGTCTATCCCCATGCCATGCTGATGTATGCCGCACCAGCTCCGGGCTTTGAACAACTGGAGCTTGACAAATATGGCTTCCGCATGTCCTGGGACCCGAGGGATATGACCACTCCGGCCTACACTGCCCTGGCCTGCACTGATGGCTGGAGGCCCACCAGCGAAAAAGACCAGTTGGGCTGGGCCAAGCTGGCTGGCATGCTGGGTGATCCGCCCTTTACCCAGGAGCTGCTGCGGGCCACCTTCTGGTGCCCACCCCACCCCCCAGAGGTGGAGGTGACAGACGAGAACACCCCCTACATGCAGGTGTATAAGCAGTTCCAGCCGGACGTCTGGACGCCGGAGCTGCGTGAGATGACCATGTTCGAGCTGATGGACGAACATCTCGAGACAGAGCAGTTCAAGGTAGCGATGGCGGGCGCAGCCTGGTGGTCAGGGGCCACAGCTCACTGGGAAGGCGTGGCTATCCCGGCCTCTGCCTGTGTCTGGCTCCTGATGCTGCCGGTGACTGGCGGCGGTAGCATCCCCCGCGGCGGACTGCATGCCTATTTCCACGCCATACATCGCTGTGCGGTGCACCACGGCGCTGTGATACGCACCTGCTGCCCTGTGGATGAGATCATTGTCCAGGACGGGCGGGCGGTAGGGGTGAGATTGAGGGAGACTGCGGCGCCGGGTGGCAGGACGATTTGGGCTAACAAGGCGGTCATCGCTGCGGTGGATGTCCATCAGACCTTTCTCAAGCTGGTCGGACCGAAGCACCTGGACCCCGGCTTCAGCCAGAAGATAAAGGATATCAGCCTCAAGGGGGGCACTTTGTATGTGAGCCACGTTATGACCAAGAAGCCTCTACGCTTCCAGCGCAAATTCGCCAACATAGGTGAAGAGCGCGGCGTAGGCCCCTGGAAGAGCCCCCAGTGCGGCATCTACCCCTGTGACTCGCGGGAAATCTATTATGAGGCGCTGGCCGACGTAGACGGCCGAAAGGGCAACCCTACGGTGCCACCGGAGAGGGCGTTCTGGTTCCAAACCCCACCCCAAAGCTGGGACCCTACAGATCGGGAATACTACCATCCTAAGGGGTATCTGCACCCGCCCTTTGAGATGGGTGTTACCCCACCGGACTACCACAAGGAGGGTGAGGATGCCCAGGACAAGATCAAGGACAGCATGGATCAATACATGATCAGTTGTTACAGCCAGATGCTGGAAGGCCTCGATGAGAGCAATATCCTTCACTTCTGGTCGGCGACAGGGCGGGAGGTGGAGTTTCGTAACACCGGGCTCATCGGGGGCACCTGGTGCGGCAGACGCCACTGCCAGGACCAGCTATGGGTGAACAGCCCCATACCGGAGATGGCGCGCTACCGTACTCCCATCGAGGGCCTGTATCACTGTCATCAGACGATGGGGCATCCCGGGGGTCTGTGCCTGATGGCCATACCGTACAACTTGATGCACATCCTGATCGAGGACGGGATCGCTCAACCCAGCGCCGAGTGGTGGTACCCCTCGCCGTGGTACATACCGCAGCAGGGCAAGATTTCGGCCGTACCACCGAAATAG
- a CDS encoding LemA family protein, with translation MVAVYVVVGILVILALWFVLIYNGLVRRRNQVKNAWSQIDVQIKRRHDLIPNLVETVKGYMKFERETLEAVTNARNLAQRAIGTGVGAQAKAESELGGALARLLAVVERYPDLKANQNFLALQEELTATENRISFSRQFYNDSVMGYNNKIQMFPSNMVAGMTGFKMSEFFEITVPAEREVPKVSFA, from the coding sequence ATGGTTGCAGTGTACGTTGTCGTCGGCATCCTCGTAATCCTTGCCCTCTGGTTTGTGTTGATCTACAACGGCCTGGTAAGGCGGCGCAATCAGGTGAAGAACGCCTGGTCGCAGATTGATGTCCAGATCAAAAGGCGGCATGACCTGATACCGAATCTGGTGGAGACAGTCAAAGGCTACATGAAGTTCGAGCGGGAGACTCTGGAAGCAGTGACAAACGCCCGCAACCTGGCCCAGAGGGCCATCGGCACCGGCGTGGGCGCCCAGGCCAAGGCCGAGAGTGAGCTGGGTGGGGCTTTGGCCCGGCTGCTGGCGGTGGTGGAGAGATATCCCGACCTGAAAGCCAACCAGAACTTCCTGGCCCTCCAGGAAGAGTTGACCGCGACGGAGAACCGGATTAGCTTTTCCCGCCAGTTCTACAATGACTCGGTCATGGGCTATAACAACAAGATTCAGATGTTTCCCTCTAACATGGTGGCGGGCATGACGGGTTTCAAGATGAGCGAGTTCTTCGAGATCACCGTGCCGGCGGAGAGGGAAGTACCCAAGGTCAGCTTCGCCTGA
- a CDS encoding NAD(P)/FAD-dependent oxidoreductase, with protein sequence MAEKSYDVIVVGAGFGGSTCAALLAKRGLNVLLLEKNAKAAGKAMSISKKGFTHTAWLVHSAPAQDNLHEAILKELGVEDRAELIIAPENGSRYRNSSGQYAIGPQGSTPDPDATFAWLEVREEEKDDAITLLTDLISISPQDIDALDDISFQEWLGRYKVPRGVYSFLNFISDGCFMVPLDLVAASEALRTVQAVFLRGGGVFGKGGIGHVAEAIAQAVEEYGGKMITRARVEKITVDQGRVTGVITSKGVFQSPIVVSNAGIQPTVLKLVGEEQFDKSYVHYVKDLVPSWAMMGVRYFLDKKVINEPSACLFSDETGWTLERWLKTESGDIPKEISVWIEVPSNYDPAAAPPGKQIILTGTWCPADPQMTRKENQAWWDKVDEMMFKAFPDLKDHIESKEGYSSHDVSALTRDQVLPGQGGECIGLGQIVGQCGRHKPSIKAPVRGLFYVGCDAGGRGIGIQQAIDSGINVAQTVLRYHGLRQVFP encoded by the coding sequence ATGGCAGAAAAATCCTATGATGTCATTGTAGTTGGGGCTGGGTTTGGAGGCAGTACCTGTGCTGCCTTGCTGGCAAAGCGGGGACTGAACGTATTGCTCCTGGAAAAGAATGCCAAGGCTGCGGGCAAAGCCATGTCCATCTCCAAAAAGGGATTCACTCACACCGCCTGGTTAGTCCACAGTGCCCCAGCACAGGACAACCTCCACGAGGCTATCCTGAAAGAGCTGGGGGTCGAGGATCGGGCGGAGTTGATAATAGCTCCAGAGAACGGCAGCAGGTACAGGAACTCCTCCGGGCAGTACGCCATCGGGCCGCAGGGTTCCACCCCCGACCCCGATGCCACCTTCGCCTGGCTGGAGGTCAGGGAAGAAGAGAAGGACGATGCCATCACGCTCTTAACCGACCTGATCTCCATCAGTCCACAGGACATCGACGCCCTGGACGACATCAGCTTCCAGGAGTGGCTCGGCCGTTACAAGGTGCCCCGCGGAGTGTACAGCTTCCTCAACTTTATCTCCGACGGTTGCTTTATGGTGCCGCTGGACCTGGTGGCTGCCTCAGAGGCCCTGAGGACTGTTCAGGCCGTCTTCCTCCGTGGAGGTGGAGTCTTCGGCAAAGGTGGCATTGGCCACGTCGCCGAGGCCATCGCCCAGGCGGTAGAAGAATACGGCGGCAAAATGATCACGCGCGCCAGGGTGGAGAAAATCACCGTGGATCAAGGCAGGGTCACCGGCGTGATCACCAGCAAGGGTGTCTTCCAGTCCCCCATCGTGGTCAGCAATGCTGGCATCCAGCCCACGGTGCTCAAGCTGGTCGGCGAGGAGCAGTTCGACAAATCCTATGTACATTATGTAAAGGATTTGGTTCCTTCCTGGGCAATGATGGGTGTCCGCTATTTCCTGGACAAGAAGGTGATTAACGAGCCAAGTGCCTGCCTATTCTCCGATGAGACCGGTTGGACACTGGAGCGGTGGCTGAAGACCGAGTCAGGCGATATCCCTAAGGAAATTTCTGTCTGGATTGAGGTCCCCTCGAATTATGACCCGGCCGCGGCTCCACCTGGTAAGCAGATCATACTGACAGGGACATGGTGCCCGGCCGACCCGCAGATGACCAGGAAAGAGAACCAGGCCTGGTGGGACAAGGTAGACGAGATGATGTTCAAAGCCTTTCCCGATCTGAAAGACCACATCGAGTCAAAAGAAGGCTACTCATCACACGATGTCTCTGCCCTTACCCGTGACCAGGTGCTGCCAGGCCAGGGCGGGGAGTGCATCGGTCTGGGACAGATAGTGGGGCAATGTGGTCGTCACAAACCCTCCATCAAGGCTCCGGTGCGGGGGCTGTTCTACGTTGGCTGTGACGCCGGTGGACGGGGCATTGGCATCCAGCAGGCAATAGACTCAGGCATCAACGTGGCCCAAACCGTGCTCCGGTACCACGGCCTGCGTCAGGTCTTCCCGTAG
- a CDS encoding NAD(P)/FAD-dependent oxidoreductase, with protein MTLDQFPKMFKEFPQESEFDVVVIGGGPNGLIAAAYLARAGVKVALVERRWEIGGGLATEEIMYPCYSSSPHVVYHMMVDYMPVIRDFDLDGPALTWIKPNAQTGMVFEDGTSLLLTRMIEDTKDSISKFSYKDAAAFGKVMRSWRKIVSDIVAPATYVPPMSPVDMIVALQRTKVGAEMLELIEQSPLQIISNTFENDRVRALFLYASCQWGLDPRETGIGFFVPLLIDRGMNKCYCYGGSHKFGSALAREIVKAGGLILEAAGADKILMERGRVAGVHIAEGRTLRSKVVMSTLDPHTTFLDLVGAENIPATLKQSVQGWKYDKWSYNTVHIATEEPPRYKCDDPWINEAFMVVFGIEGTDQLLAHWDKVVAGKVDVKNFGGHATCESFFDPHLSDKPGKHISFFQMHAPYELEGGWEKRGKELQEAILAKWQRVAPNVKREKIIATNMETPKDIETRFPNMRRGAIKHGDYMPIQLGRFRPNEDCSSTKTPIEGLYVCGASTYPGGLVLGGPGYLGANKVAEDIGVKKWWRPTSEMEKYIKTYLE; from the coding sequence ATGACTCTAGACCAATTCCCCAAGATGTTCAAAGAGTTCCCCCAGGAGTCGGAGTTCGACGTCGTTGTCATAGGCGGGGGGCCCAACGGGTTGATAGCAGCAGCCTATCTGGCCAGGGCAGGGGTGAAGGTGGCTCTGGTGGAGCGCCGCTGGGAGATTGGAGGGGGGCTGGCCACGGAGGAGATCATGTATCCCTGCTACTCCTCTAGCCCCCACGTCGTCTATCACATGATGGTGGACTATATGCCGGTCATCAGGGACTTCGATCTGGACGGTCCGGCACTCACCTGGATCAAGCCTAACGCCCAGACAGGCATGGTGTTCGAGGACGGGACGTCGCTGCTCTTGACACGCATGATTGAGGACACAAAGGACTCTATCAGCAAGTTCTCCTACAAGGATGCGGCGGCCTTCGGCAAGGTAATGCGAAGCTGGCGGAAGATAGTCAGCGATATAGTGGCGCCGGCCACCTATGTCCCTCCTATGTCTCCAGTGGACATGATCGTAGCGCTGCAGCGCACCAAGGTTGGGGCGGAGATGCTGGAGCTTATTGAGCAAAGCCCCTTGCAGATTATCAGCAACACCTTCGAGAATGACCGGGTGCGGGCCCTCTTTCTATACGCCAGTTGCCAGTGGGGGCTGGACCCCAGGGAGACTGGCATTGGTTTCTTTGTGCCTCTCTTAATCGACCGTGGGATGAACAAGTGTTACTGCTATGGAGGTTCGCACAAGTTTGGCAGCGCCCTGGCGCGAGAAATCGTCAAAGCTGGGGGCCTGATTCTGGAGGCCGCTGGAGCGGACAAGATCTTGATGGAAAGGGGCCGCGTTGCCGGCGTCCATATTGCCGAGGGCCGCACCCTGCGCAGCAAAGTGGTCATGTCCACCCTGGACCCGCACACCACCTTCCTGGACCTGGTGGGAGCAGAGAACATACCAGCGACGCTAAAGCAGTCAGTGCAAGGCTGGAAGTACGACAAGTGGAGCTACAACACCGTGCACATTGCTACCGAGGAGCCGCCGCGCTACAAGTGCGATGATCCCTGGATCAACGAGGCCTTCATGGTGGTCTTTGGCATTGAGGGCACAGACCAGCTTCTGGCCCATTGGGACAAAGTGGTGGCTGGCAAAGTCGATGTCAAGAACTTTGGCGGCCATGCCACCTGCGAGAGCTTCTTCGACCCCCACCTGAGCGACAAGCCTGGCAAGCATATTTCGTTTTTCCAGATGCATGCCCCCTACGAATTAGAGGGTGGCTGGGAGAAGCGGGGCAAGGAGCTACAGGAGGCTATCCTGGCCAAATGGCAGAGGGTGGCCCCTAATGTCAAGCGGGAGAAAATAATTGCCACTAACATGGAGACGCCTAAGGACATCGAGACGCGTTTCCCGAACATGCGCCGCGGCGCTATAAAGCACGGCGACTACATGCCTATCCAGTTGGGCCGCTTCCGTCCCAACGAGGATTGCTCCAGCACGAAGACGCCCATCGAGGGGCTTTACGTCTGTGGCGCCTCTACTTACCCTGGGGGGCTGGTGCTGGGGGGGCCTGGCTATTTAGGGGCTAACAAAGTGGCTGAGGATATAGGGGTTAAGAAGTGGTGGAGACCCACTTCAGAGATGGAGAAGTACATTAAAACGTACCTGGAATAG